The Kosakonia sacchari SP1 genome includes a window with the following:
- the potI gene encoding putrescine ABC transporter permease PotI produces the protein MNNLPVVRSPWRILILVLGFTFLYAPMLMLVIYSFNSSRLVTVWAGWSTRWYGELFHDDAMMSAVGLSLTIAACAATMAAVLGTIAAVVMVRFGRFRGSNGFAFMITAPLVMPDVITGLSLLLLFVALGHAIGWPADRGMLTIWLAHVTFCTAYVAVVISSRLRELDRSIEEAAMDLGATPLKVFFVITLPMIMPAIVSGWLLAFTLSLDDLVIASFVSGPGATTLPMLVFSSVRMGVNPEINALATLILGVVGIVGFIAWYLMARAEKQRIRDIQRARQG, from the coding sequence ATGAACAACTTACCGGTAGTGCGCTCTCCGTGGCGCATTTTGATCCTCGTGCTCGGTTTTACGTTCCTGTACGCGCCAATGCTGATGCTGGTGATCTACTCCTTCAACAGTTCAAGGCTTGTCACCGTATGGGCAGGCTGGTCGACGCGCTGGTATGGCGAGCTGTTTCACGATGACGCGATGATGAGCGCGGTGGGTTTAAGCCTGACCATCGCGGCTTGTGCGGCGACGATGGCGGCGGTGCTGGGGACTATCGCGGCGGTGGTAATGGTGCGTTTTGGGCGCTTTCGTGGCTCAAACGGTTTCGCCTTTATGATAACGGCGCCGCTGGTGATGCCGGATGTGATCACCGGCTTGTCGCTGCTGCTGTTGTTTGTGGCGCTCGGCCATGCGATTGGCTGGCCTGCCGATCGCGGGATGCTCACTATCTGGCTGGCACATGTGACTTTCTGTACCGCTTATGTTGCCGTGGTGATCTCCTCGCGCCTGCGCGAACTGGATCGCTCCATTGAAGAGGCGGCAATGGATCTTGGAGCAACGCCGCTGAAAGTGTTCTTTGTCATCACGCTACCGATGATCATGCCGGCGATTGTTTCCGGTTGGCTTTTAGCGTTTACCCTGTCGCTGGATGACCTGGTGATCGCCAGTTTTGTTTCGGGGCCGGGAGCGACGACATTGCCGATGCTGGTCTTCTCCAGCGTGCGCATGGGGGTGAACCCGGAAATCAACGCGCTGGCGACGCTTATTCTGGGCGTGGTCGGGATTGTTGGTTTTATCGCCTGGTATTTAATGGCACGGGCGGAAAAACAGCGGATCCGTGATATCCAGCGTGCAAGACAAGGCTGA
- a CDS encoding YbjO family protein yields the protein MGFFKKTVHHAKLNVPALVQVAAIAIIMIRCVDVLMVFNLLGWRGLLDFVQRSAQTWSLTLVFLGSLFLVFVEILCAFSVVKGRRWARWLYLGTQVVATGYLWAASLGYGYPELFSIAGGSRREIFHALVMQKLPDLLVLFLLFVPAPSRRFFRLQ from the coding sequence TTGGGGTTCTTCAAGAAAACCGTTCACCACGCGAAATTGAATGTACCGGCACTGGTGCAGGTGGCGGCCATCGCCATTATTATGATTCGCTGCGTTGATGTATTGATGGTGTTTAATTTGCTGGGATGGCGCGGCCTGCTCGATTTTGTGCAACGCAGCGCGCAGACCTGGAGCCTGACGCTGGTTTTTCTTGGCAGCCTGTTTTTAGTGTTTGTCGAAATTCTTTGTGCTTTCTCGGTGGTGAAAGGGCGGCGCTGGGCGCGCTGGCTCTATCTCGGCACGCAAGTGGTGGCAACCGGTTATTTATGGGCCGCTTCGCTCGGGTATGGTTACCCGGAACTCTTCAGCATTGCCGGTGGTTCCCGACGTGAGATTTTCCACGCATTAGTGATGCAAAAACTCCCCGATCTGCTGGTGTTATTCCTGCTGTTTGTTCCCGCGCCCAGCCGACGCTTTTTCCGCCTGCAATAA
- the artM gene encoding arginine ABC transporter permease ArtM → MLEFLPELFKGLHTSLTLTVASLIVALILSLLFTIVLTLKTPVLTHIVRGYITLFTGTPLLVQIFLIYYGPGQFPSLQNYPVIWHLLSEPWLCALLALSLNSAAYTTQLFYGAIRAIPDGQWQSCGALGMSKKDTLAILLPYAFKRALSSYSNEVVLVFKSTSLAYTITLMEVMGHGQLLYGRTYDVTVFGAAGLIYLVVNGLLTLMMRLIERKALAFERRN, encoded by the coding sequence ATGCTCGAGTTTTTACCAGAGCTGTTCAAAGGCCTGCACACCAGCCTGACGCTCACCGTGGCGTCGCTGATTGTGGCGCTGATCTTATCGCTGCTGTTCACCATTGTGTTAACGCTGAAAACGCCAGTGCTGACGCACATTGTGCGCGGCTATATCACGCTGTTCACCGGTACGCCGCTGCTGGTGCAGATCTTCCTGATTTACTACGGTCCGGGGCAGTTCCCGTCGCTGCAAAACTATCCGGTTATCTGGCATCTGCTCTCTGAACCGTGGCTGTGCGCGCTGCTGGCGCTGTCGCTGAACAGTGCGGCGTACACCACACAACTATTCTATGGCGCGATTCGCGCTATTCCGGACGGGCAGTGGCAATCCTGCGGCGCGCTCGGCATGAGCAAGAAAGATACGCTGGCGATTTTGCTGCCTTATGCATTTAAACGCGCGCTGTCGTCCTACTCCAACGAAGTAGTGCTGGTGTTTAAAAGTACCTCGCTGGCCTACACCATCACGCTGATGGAAGTCATGGGCCATGGTCAGCTTCTGTACGGGCGCACTTATGACGTCACCGTTTTCGGTGCCGCGGGGTTAATTTATCTGGTGGTCAACGGTCTGTTAACGCTGATGATGCGTCTGATTGAGCGTAAAGCGCTGGCCTTCGAACGCCGCAATTAA
- the potH gene encoding putrescine ABC transporter permease PotH: MSTLEPPSRVAKPGGFTLWLGRMQMRHGRKLVIALPYIWLTLLFLLPFLIVFKISLAEMARQIPPYTDLIEWADSQLTVTLNIGNFLQLTDDPLYFEAYLQSLQVAAISTICCLLLGYPLAWAVAHSKPSTRNILLLLVILPSWTSFLIRVYAWMGILKNNGVLNNVLMWLGVIDQPLTILHTNLAVYIGIVYAYLPFMVLPIYTALTRIDYSLVEASLDLGARPLKTFFSVIVPLTKGGIIAGSMLVFIPAVGEFVIPELLGGPDSIMIGRVLWQEFFNNRDWPVASAVAVIMLLLLIVPIMWFHKHQQKQGEDQA; encoded by the coding sequence ATGAGTACACTGGAGCCACCGTCCCGCGTCGCAAAACCGGGCGGTTTTACGTTATGGCTGGGGCGCATGCAGATGCGTCACGGGCGCAAACTGGTTATTGCGCTGCCCTATATTTGGCTGACTTTGCTATTTCTGCTGCCGTTTTTGATTGTGTTCAAAATCAGCCTTGCAGAGATGGCGCGGCAGATCCCGCCGTATACCGATCTTATCGAGTGGGCGGACAGCCAACTGACGGTAACGCTGAATATCGGCAACTTCCTGCAACTTACCGACGACCCGCTCTATTTTGAAGCCTATCTGCAGTCGTTACAGGTGGCGGCGATCTCAACGATTTGTTGTCTGCTGCTGGGGTATCCGCTGGCCTGGGCTGTGGCGCACAGCAAACCGTCGACGCGCAATATTTTGCTGCTGCTGGTGATTTTGCCGTCATGGACCTCGTTTCTGATCCGCGTGTATGCGTGGATGGGGATCCTGAAAAACAACGGCGTGTTGAATAACGTCCTGATGTGGCTGGGCGTTATCGATCAGCCACTGACGATTCTGCATACCAACCTCGCGGTGTATATCGGCATTGTTTACGCCTATTTGCCGTTTATGGTGCTGCCGATTTATACCGCGCTGACGCGTATCGATTATTCACTGGTAGAAGCCTCGCTGGATCTCGGTGCGCGCCCGCTGAAAACCTTTTTCAGCGTGATTGTGCCATTGACCAAAGGTGGAATTATCGCCGGTTCGATGCTGGTGTTTATCCCGGCGGTTGGCGAGTTTGTCATCCCGGAACTGCTCGGCGGCCCGGACAGCATTATGATTGGCCGCGTGTTGTGGCAGGAGTTCTTTAATAACCGCGACTGGCCGGTAGCCTCGGCGGTGGCAGTGATTATGCTGCTGTTGCTGATTGTGCCGATCATGTGGTTCCACAAACATCAGCAGAAACAAGGGGAGGACCAGGCATGA
- the artJ gene encoding arginine ABC transporter substrate-binding protein ArtJ — protein sequence MKKLILAALLASFAAGASAADKINFGVSATYPPFESMDASNKIVGFDIDLANALCKQMQADCTFTNHAFDSLIPSLKFKKYDAVISGMDITPERSKQVAFTDPYYANSALVIAKKDAFKSFDDLKGKRIGMENGTTHQKYLQDKHPEVKTVAYDSYQNAIIDLKNGRIDGVFGDTAVVNEWLKTNPQLGVATPKVTDPQYFGTGLGIAVRPDNKALLEKLNAALKAIKADGTYQKISDQWFPQ from the coding sequence ATGAAAAAACTGATACTCGCCGCCCTTCTCGCTTCGTTCGCCGCTGGCGCCTCTGCAGCAGATAAAATTAACTTCGGTGTTTCTGCCACTTATCCACCGTTTGAATCGATGGATGCGAGCAACAAAATCGTCGGCTTTGATATCGATCTGGCAAACGCGCTGTGCAAACAGATGCAGGCCGATTGTACGTTCACCAACCACGCCTTCGACAGCCTGATCCCGTCGCTGAAATTCAAAAAATATGACGCAGTGATTTCCGGTATGGATATCACCCCGGAGCGTAGCAAACAGGTCGCTTTCACTGACCCGTACTACGCTAACTCTGCGCTGGTAATCGCCAAAAAAGATGCCTTTAAATCTTTTGATGATCTGAAAGGCAAACGTATCGGCATGGAAAACGGCACCACGCACCAGAAATACCTGCAGGATAAGCACCCGGAAGTGAAAACCGTGGCTTATGACAGCTACCAGAATGCGATTATCGACCTGAAAAATGGCCGTATCGATGGCGTGTTCGGTGACACCGCCGTGGTCAACGAGTGGCTGAAAACCAACCCGCAACTGGGCGTAGCGACACCGAAAGTGACCGATCCGCAATACTTCGGCACGGGTCTTGGCATTGCGGTGCGCCCGGATAACAAAGCGCTGCTGGAAAAACTGAACGCCGCGCTGAAAGCGATTAAAGCTGATGGTACTTATCAGAAAATCAGCGATCAGTGGTTCCCGCAGTAA
- the rlmC gene encoding 23S rRNA (uracil(747)-C(5))-methyltransferase RlmC, with the protein MQCALFDAGRCRSCQWIEQPVSQQLTAKMDDLHTLLDGLPVAQWCSPVSGPEQGFRNKAKMVVSGSVEKPLFGMLHRDGTPEDLTECPLYPHSFAPVFAALKPFVARAGLTPYNVARKRGELKYLLLTESQQDGGMMLRFVLRSEAKLAQLRAALPVLQAQLPQLKVVSANIQPVHMAIMEGETEIFLTGQQALAENFNGVPLWIRPQSFFQTNPTVASALYATARDWVRTLPVTHMWDLFCGVGGFGLHCATPEMRLTGIEIAPEAIACATQSAQALGLQNLHFQALDSTQFATASHDIPDLVLVNPPRRGIGAALCDYLSRMAPPYIIYSSCNASTMAKDIRLLSGYRIARVQLFDMFPHTSHYEVLTLLVKQ; encoded by the coding sequence ATGCAGTGCGCTCTCTTTGATGCTGGTCGTTGCCGTTCCTGTCAATGGATAGAACAACCGGTCTCGCAGCAACTTACCGCGAAAATGGACGATCTCCACACGCTGCTGGATGGCTTGCCTGTAGCGCAGTGGTGTTCGCCAGTGAGTGGCCCGGAGCAGGGATTTCGTAATAAAGCCAAAATGGTGGTTAGCGGCAGTGTGGAAAAACCGCTGTTTGGCATGTTGCATCGCGACGGTACGCCCGAAGATTTGACCGAGTGTCCGCTCTACCCGCACTCTTTCGCCCCGGTTTTTGCCGCGCTCAAACCGTTTGTTGCCCGCGCCGGGTTAACGCCTTACAACGTGGCGCGTAAACGTGGTGAGCTGAAATACCTGCTGCTGACCGAAAGCCAGCAGGATGGCGGCATGATGCTGCGCTTTGTGCTGCGCTCAGAAGCGAAACTCGCGCAATTGCGCGCGGCCTTGCCTGTGCTTCAGGCGCAATTGCCGCAACTGAAAGTGGTTTCTGCCAATATCCAGCCGGTACATATGGCGATCATGGAAGGTGAGACGGAGATTTTTCTCACCGGGCAGCAGGCGCTGGCGGAAAACTTTAACGGCGTGCCGCTGTGGATCCGCCCGCAGAGCTTTTTCCAGACCAACCCGACCGTTGCCAGCGCGTTGTATGCGACCGCCCGCGATTGGGTGCGAACGTTGCCGGTTACCCATATGTGGGATCTGTTTTGCGGCGTCGGCGGTTTTGGTCTGCACTGCGCGACGCCGGAGATGCGCCTGACCGGTATTGAGATTGCCCCGGAAGCGATTGCCTGCGCCACACAATCAGCGCAGGCGCTTGGTTTACAAAACCTGCACTTTCAGGCGCTGGATTCAACCCAGTTTGCTACCGCTTCGCACGACATTCCTGATTTGGTGCTGGTCAACCCACCGCGGCGCGGAATTGGTGCGGCGCTGTGCGACTATTTAAGCCGCATGGCACCGCCGTACATCATCTACTCCAGCTGCAACGCCAGCACGATGGCGAAAGATATTCGTCTGCTGTCGGGGTATCGCATTGCGCGCGTTCAACTGTTCGATATGTTCCCGCATACCTCGCATTACGAGGTGTTGACGCTGTTGGTGAAGCAATAA
- the artQ gene encoding arginine ABC transporter permease ArtQ, with amino-acid sequence MNEMFPLASAAGMTVGLAVCALIIGLILAMIFAVWESVKWRPIAWIGTALVTVLRGLPEILVVLFIYFGSSQLLLTLSDGFTINLGVVQIPVQMQIENFDVSPFLCGVIALSLLYAAYASQTLRGALKAVPDGQRESGQALGLSKGAIFFRLVMPQMWRHALPGLGNQWLVLLKDTALVSLISVNDLMLQTKSIATRTQEPFTWYIVAAVIYLVITLLSQWVLKRIDMRATRFERRPE; translated from the coding sequence ATGAACGAAATGTTTCCATTAGCAAGCGCCGCCGGGATGACCGTCGGCCTTGCCGTTTGTGCGCTGATCATCGGCCTGATTCTGGCGATGATCTTTGCCGTTTGGGAGTCCGTAAAGTGGCGCCCTATTGCCTGGATTGGCACCGCGCTGGTCACCGTGCTGCGTGGCTTGCCGGAGATCCTGGTGGTTCTGTTTATCTATTTCGGCTCGTCACAGCTGCTGCTGACGCTCTCTGATGGTTTCACCATCAATCTGGGCGTGGTGCAGATCCCGGTGCAGATGCAGATTGAGAACTTTGATGTCAGCCCGTTTCTGTGCGGTGTGATTGCGCTCTCCCTGTTGTATGCGGCTTACGCCTCGCAAACCCTGCGCGGTGCGTTGAAAGCCGTACCGGACGGACAGCGGGAATCTGGTCAGGCGCTGGGTTTGTCAAAAGGGGCTATCTTTTTCCGCCTGGTGATGCCGCAAATGTGGCGTCACGCGCTGCCGGGGCTGGGTAACCAGTGGCTGGTGTTGTTAAAAGATACCGCGCTGGTATCGCTGATAAGCGTGAACGATTTGATGCTGCAAACCAAAAGCATTGCTACCCGTACGCAGGAGCCGTTTACCTGGTATATCGTGGCGGCGGTGATTTACCTGGTTATCACCCTGTTAAGCCAGTGGGTGCTTAAACGCATCGATATGCGCGCAACCCGCTTTGAACGGAGGCCGGAATAA
- the artP gene encoding arginine ABC transporter ATP-binding protein ArtP, translating to MSIKLNSINCFYGAHQALFDITLDCPQGETLVLLGPSGAGKSSLLRVLNLLEMPRSGQLSIAGNHFDFAKTPSDKAIRELRQNVGMVFQQYNLWPHLTVLQNLIEAPCRVLGLSKDQALARAEKLLERLRLKPYSDRFPLHLSGGQQQRVAIARALMMEPQVLLFDEPTAALDPEITAQIVSIIRELSETGITQVIVTHEVEVARKTASRVVYMENGHIVEQGDAGCFAVPQTDAFKYYLSH from the coding sequence ATGAGTATTAAATTAAACAGCATCAATTGCTTTTACGGCGCACACCAGGCGCTGTTCGATATCACACTGGATTGCCCGCAAGGGGAAACACTGGTGCTGCTCGGCCCAAGCGGTGCGGGTAAAAGTTCGCTGTTGCGCGTACTCAACCTGCTCGAAATGCCGCGTTCCGGCCAGTTAAGCATTGCAGGCAATCACTTCGATTTTGCCAAAACCCCGTCTGATAAAGCGATTCGCGAATTGCGCCAGAACGTGGGCATGGTATTTCAGCAATATAATCTTTGGCCGCATCTGACCGTGCTGCAAAACCTGATTGAAGCGCCGTGCCGCGTGCTCGGTTTAAGCAAAGATCAAGCGCTGGCGCGTGCCGAGAAGCTGCTGGAGCGTTTACGCCTTAAACCGTATAGCGATCGTTTTCCGCTGCATTTATCCGGTGGTCAGCAACAACGTGTCGCTATCGCCCGCGCGCTGATGATGGAGCCGCAGGTGCTGTTGTTTGATGAACCTACCGCCGCGCTCGATCCGGAAATCACCGCGCAAATCGTCAGTATCATTCGTGAGCTGTCTGAAACCGGCATCACGCAAGTTATCGTGACCCACGAAGTGGAAGTGGCGCGTAAAACCGCCAGCCGCGTGGTGTACATGGAAAATGGTCACATTGTTGAGCAAGGGGATGCGGGCTGCTTTGCCGTGCCGCAGACCGACGCGTTTAAATATTACCTATCTCACTGA
- the artI gene encoding arginine ABC transporter substrate-binding protein ArtI yields the protein MKKVLIAALLASVSLTATAAQTIRFATEASYPPFESTDANNKIVGFDVDLANALCKEIDATCTFTNQAFDSLIPSLKFRRFDAVMAGMDITPEREKQVLFTTPYYDNSALFVGQQGKFTSIDQLKGKRVGVQNGTTHQKFINDKHPEITTVPYDSYQNARLDLQNGRIDAVFGDTAVVTEWLKADAKLAAVGDKVTDKEYFGTGLGIAVRQGNTDLQQKFNAALEKVKKDGTYQTIYNKWFQK from the coding sequence ATGAAAAAAGTACTGATTGCCGCACTACTTGCAAGCGTAAGCCTTACCGCTACAGCAGCCCAGACTATCCGTTTCGCTACCGAGGCGAGCTACCCTCCGTTTGAATCCACCGACGCGAATAACAAAATCGTCGGTTTCGATGTCGATCTGGCGAACGCACTATGTAAAGAGATCGACGCGACCTGTACCTTTACCAACCAGGCGTTTGACAGCCTGATCCCGAGCCTGAAATTCCGCCGTTTCGACGCGGTGATGGCCGGTATGGACATCACCCCGGAACGTGAAAAGCAGGTGCTGTTCACCACGCCTTATTACGACAACTCCGCGCTGTTTGTCGGTCAGCAGGGTAAATTCACCAGCATTGACCAGTTGAAAGGCAAACGTGTTGGTGTGCAGAACGGCACCACGCACCAGAAATTCATTAACGACAAGCACCCGGAAATCACCACCGTTCCTTACGACAGCTACCAGAACGCGCGTCTGGATCTGCAAAACGGCCGTATTGATGCCGTGTTCGGTGACACTGCGGTGGTCACAGAATGGCTGAAAGCGGACGCGAAACTGGCGGCAGTTGGCGATAAAGTAACCGACAAAGAGTACTTCGGTACTGGTCTGGGTATCGCAGTACGTCAGGGCAACACCGATCTGCAGCAGAAATTCAATGCCGCGCTGGAAAAAGTGAAGAAAGATGGGACTTACCAGACCATCTATAACAAATGGTTCCAGAAGTAA